The genome window GCTCAAATCATTATTCCACTCCCATGGACTCCAGTTCCTATAACTGCTCAAACATTTGCAGTGTTATGTTCTGGTTTATTATTAGGTAAAAAATACGGATGTTTAAGTCAAATCCTATATGTCGTTTTAGGTGTTGCATTCATTCCTTGGTTCGGAGGAATGACTGGTGGAATCGATGTATTTTTAGGATCCACCGGAGGATTCTTCATAGGATTTATTATTGCATCATACTTTATAGGATTAATTACTGAAAGATATGCTAAAGCACGTAATTTTACAAGAATGGCTATTATTATTGGAATTGCTAACTTTGGATTAATTTACATTCCAGGATTAGCTGGTCTTGCATTATGGATGTCTTCACAAGGTATGGCATTCACATTCATTGACGTTTTAATGATGGGTCTTGTACCGTTCA of uncultured Methanobrevibacter sp. contains these proteins:
- a CDS encoding biotin transporter BioY produces the protein MNMENYYSTRKNVFERIQDASTATKLLMSLMMACFTGLMAQIIIPLPWTPVPITAQTFAVLCSGLLLGKKYGCLSQILYVVLGVAFIPWFGGMTGGIDVFLGSTGGFFIGFIIASYFIGLITERYAKARNFTRMAIIIGIANFGLIYIPGLAGLALWMSSQGMAFTFIDVLMMGLVPFIVGDIVKILGAASVSKVFLPKD